A genomic window from Candidatus Alcyoniella australis includes:
- a CDS encoding PKD domain-containing protein encodes MNRTTLLTIALALLFAAPVLGAEFDMAADADLKFEGNRTYNYFGTAVAVGDFDADGFDDVAVGAPGWNSNGDGGYPYGRVFVYWGADDDAIVDLQITNDSAQMGTSWELGASLAAGDCNGDGIDDLVISAPGARIPATESATGAVFVVYGRAQWSVSQIPLNLYSSPQLLADVNVLATDAYRAFGISVAAGDLNGDGIDEIIANDPVISRKGQVLAFFGRDFAAEAILTIADFDLKFIAANTLRGFGNGLDAGDVNGDGIDELLIGEPVGDGTAYVIVGRTNWGAPYTQDLAGDPADLTIDSRDGTGENLGFDITSGDFNYDGIGDIIVGAPEFGQSPEKAFGDGRTYVFYGSSSLPASLDTDTASDIDVLILGESARALHYGVSLATGDIDGDCIDDILGGSYLNDEGTRRAYAVYGSDGFPANHELNLPDDATHIINAESEYDEFGVSVAMGDVNNDMLADMLVGAPQMSTEGPPFEYATGAVYLVYSPEINLPPVADAGDDQQADIDDEVTLDGSQSYDPEDHALTYAWTQVSGPDATLAEALTVAPNFTVEECGTYVFELIVNDCLQDSEPDQVQVDVDCPDGDDDDDEEQPGMFGTGGCGAL; translated from the coding sequence ATGAACAGAACGACCCTGCTTACAATCGCGCTGGCGCTGCTGTTCGCAGCGCCCGTGCTTGGCGCCGAGTTCGACATGGCGGCCGACGCTGACCTTAAATTCGAGGGCAACCGCACCTACAACTACTTCGGCACGGCCGTGGCCGTGGGCGACTTCGACGCCGACGGTTTCGACGACGTGGCCGTGGGCGCCCCGGGCTGGAACAGCAACGGCGACGGCGGATACCCCTACGGCCGCGTGTTCGTCTACTGGGGCGCGGATGACGACGCGATCGTCGATCTGCAGATCACCAACGACAGCGCCCAGATGGGCACGTCGTGGGAACTCGGCGCAAGCCTGGCCGCCGGAGATTGCAACGGCGACGGCATCGACGACTTGGTGATCTCAGCGCCCGGCGCGCGGATCCCCGCCACCGAGTCGGCGACGGGGGCCGTGTTCGTGGTCTATGGCCGCGCACAGTGGAGCGTCAGCCAGATCCCGCTTAATCTCTACAGCTCGCCGCAACTGCTGGCCGACGTCAACGTACTGGCAACCGACGCCTACCGCGCCTTCGGCATCTCGGTGGCGGCGGGCGACCTCAACGGCGACGGCATCGACGAGATCATCGCCAACGATCCCGTCATCAGCCGCAAGGGGCAGGTGCTGGCGTTCTTCGGCCGCGACTTCGCCGCCGAAGCGATCCTGACCATCGCTGACTTCGACCTGAAGTTCATCGCGGCCAATACCCTGCGCGGCTTCGGCAACGGCCTGGATGCGGGCGATGTCAACGGCGACGGCATCGACGAGCTGCTGATCGGCGAGCCGGTCGGCGACGGCACGGCCTACGTGATCGTCGGCCGCACCAACTGGGGCGCGCCCTACACTCAAGACCTGGCCGGCGACCCGGCCGACCTGACCATCGACAGCCGCGACGGCACCGGCGAAAACCTGGGGTTCGACATTACCTCGGGCGACTTCAACTACGACGGCATCGGCGACATCATCGTCGGCGCGCCGGAGTTCGGCCAATCGCCGGAGAAGGCATTCGGCGACGGACGGACCTACGTGTTCTACGGCTCGAGCAGCCTGCCCGCGAGCCTCGACACGGACACCGCGTCGGACATTGACGTGCTGATCCTCGGCGAGAGCGCGAGAGCCCTGCACTACGGCGTTTCCCTGGCCACGGGCGACATCGACGGCGACTGCATCGACGATATTCTCGGCGGCTCGTACCTCAACGACGAGGGCACGCGTCGCGCCTACGCGGTCTATGGCTCCGACGGCTTTCCCGCGAACCACGAGCTGAACCTGCCAGACGACGCCACGCACATCATCAACGCTGAGAGCGAGTACGATGAGTTCGGCGTGAGCGTGGCCATGGGCGATGTGAACAACGACATGCTTGCCGACATGTTGGTCGGCGCGCCGCAGATGAGCACTGAGGGACCGCCGTTTGAGTATGCTACGGGCGCGGTCTACTTGGTGTACTCGCCCGAGATCAACCTGCCGCCGGTGGCTGACGCGGGCGACGATCAGCAGGCTGACATCGACGACGAGGTGACCCTCGACGGCTCGCAGAGCTACGACCCCGAGGACCACGCGCTGACCTATGCTTGGACCCAGGTCTCCGGCCCGGACGCGACCCTGGCGGAAGCGTTGACGGTCGCCCCGAACTTCACTGTTGAAGAATGCGGGACCTACGTGTTCGAACTAATCGTCAACGACTGTTTGCAGGATTCCGAGCCCGACCAGGTGCAGGTCGATGTCGATTGCCCGGACGGCGATGACGACGACGACGAGGAACAACCTGGTATGTTCGGCACCGGAGGCTGCGGAGCCTTATAG